From Nocardioides daedukensis, the proteins below share one genomic window:
- a CDS encoding ABC transporter ATP-binding protein, giving the protein MLEAHEIASGYGPVSVLHKVSMRLAQEEVVAVVGANGAGKSTLVRTLSGLLPLRAGRITLDDASIGSASAHSRAKQGLIMVPEGRKLFAGLTVRENIDLGRSALGRRRSDPDPMEVLGEIFPIIAERENQRAGLLSGGEQQQVALARALAGRPRYLLLDEPSLGLSPALTTQLFETIAKIRENLPVGILLVEQMVDRALELADRAYVIERGRVVMSGTATEVAQSSAVQRAYLGDTSTPVSPADPADPATP; this is encoded by the coding sequence ATGCTTGAGGCACACGAGATCGCGAGCGGCTACGGCCCGGTGAGCGTGCTCCACAAGGTCAGCATGCGTCTCGCCCAGGAGGAGGTCGTCGCCGTCGTCGGCGCCAACGGGGCCGGGAAGAGCACGCTGGTGCGGACCCTGTCGGGACTGCTCCCGCTCCGCGCCGGACGGATCACCCTCGACGACGCGTCCATCGGCTCCGCCTCGGCGCACTCGAGGGCGAAGCAGGGCCTGATCATGGTCCCGGAGGGCCGCAAGCTCTTCGCGGGACTCACGGTGCGCGAGAACATCGACCTCGGTCGTTCCGCGCTCGGGCGAAGGCGCTCCGACCCGGACCCGATGGAGGTCCTGGGCGAGATCTTCCCGATCATCGCCGAGCGTGAGAACCAGCGGGCCGGGTTGCTCTCCGGCGGCGAGCAGCAGCAGGTCGCCCTGGCCCGTGCCCTGGCAGGTCGACCCCGCTACCTGCTGCTCGACGAGCCCTCGCTCGGGCTGAGCCCGGCGCTGACCACCCAGCTCTTCGAGACGATCGCCAAGATCAGGGAGAACCTGCCGGTGGGCATCCTGCTCGTCGAGCAGATGGTCGACCGGGCGCTGGAGCTCGCCGATCGCGCCTATGTCATCGAGCGCGGCCGCGTGGTCATGTCCGGCACGGCGACCGAGGTGGCGCAGTCGAGCGCGGTGCAGCGCGCCTATCTCGGCGACACCAGCACGCCGGTCTCCCCCGCCGATCCCGCCGA
- a CDS encoding ABC transporter permease subunit: MSEAVATIRRDLFRKDLFVLIVVVAVAAIAIVPGLGGDPLTISRSQSMGSIAVALVAACGLNLLAGYSGLVSLGQGAFVAIGAYVSAWMLLGVGLPWPLAMLSAVVVSAGAGAVLSLAAARLSGPQVAMITLAFAVMLHRLFVELETFGRLAGYPNVSNHETSLLEPIEVGGFVLEPPLFAGTAPLAMVLVGIIAVLSFLAYRNLAQSAWGRSLRALSTNEIVASHIGINPRRRKTAVFTVAAAFGGVAGTMQTQLQAHLQPESFTFTLSLSLIIMVILGGAGRLYGPVVGVLVLMTLEHSHAMASLVEFQQQNLSDTWFLSDEGLTGLLLILTLVFLPSGIVGGAQQLSHRLRARRENSSAELDEASAFEVDESIVKSAVRQEQVHVDLATRAEVMRLQDVTHSFAGLKAVDDMQLSLREGTIHALVGPNGAGKTTLVNLTTGVYPLQAGASCTILDADATGLAPHAIYQVGVARTFQTPQLFQGESALVNVMAGLDAKLGESFLATLLRLPGIRRKEAEGRDRAMELLRRLGIEEHANTPAGELPYGLQRSVELARALASDPKILILDEPAAGLNPSETYQLGTTLEAIAATGVAILLVEHDMSLVIRVADEVTCMERGARIYHGDAAGLQQDERVLTAYLGEGHVTIDSKGSSNA; this comes from the coding sequence ATGTCCGAGGCAGTCGCCACCATTCGCAGGGACCTGTTCCGCAAGGACCTGTTCGTCCTGATCGTCGTCGTGGCCGTCGCCGCCATCGCGATCGTCCCCGGCCTGGGCGGGGATCCACTGACCATCTCCCGCAGCCAGTCGATGGGGTCGATCGCGGTCGCCCTGGTCGCCGCCTGCGGCCTCAACCTGTTGGCCGGATATTCCGGACTGGTCTCGCTGGGCCAAGGCGCCTTCGTCGCCATCGGCGCCTACGTCAGCGCATGGATGCTGCTGGGCGTCGGGCTCCCCTGGCCCCTGGCGATGCTCAGTGCCGTGGTCGTCTCGGCCGGCGCGGGCGCGGTTCTGTCCCTCGCCGCCGCCCGTCTGTCCGGGCCCCAGGTCGCGATGATCACGCTCGCCTTCGCCGTGATGCTGCACAGGCTCTTCGTCGAGCTCGAGACGTTCGGTCGCCTGGCGGGCTACCCCAACGTCTCCAACCACGAGACCTCGTTGCTCGAACCGATCGAGGTGGGCGGTTTCGTCCTTGAGCCCCCACTGTTCGCCGGCACCGCACCGCTGGCGATGGTGCTGGTCGGCATCATCGCGGTGCTGTCGTTCCTGGCCTACCGCAACCTCGCCCAGTCGGCGTGGGGCCGGAGCCTGCGCGCGCTCTCCACCAACGAGATCGTCGCCTCGCACATCGGCATCAACCCGCGCCGTCGCAAGACGGCCGTCTTCACCGTCGCCGCGGCCTTCGGTGGCGTGGCCGGCACCATGCAGACCCAGCTGCAGGCCCACCTGCAGCCCGAGTCCTTCACCTTCACGCTCAGCCTGAGCCTGATCATCATGGTGATCCTTGGCGGTGCGGGACGCCTCTACGGCCCGGTCGTCGGCGTGCTCGTGCTGATGACGCTCGAGCACTCCCACGCCATGGCGAGCCTGGTGGAGTTCCAGCAGCAGAACCTGAGCGACACCTGGTTCCTCTCCGACGAGGGACTGACCGGACTGCTGCTCATCCTGACCCTGGTCTTCCTCCCGTCGGGGATCGTGGGCGGGGCCCAGCAGCTGTCGCACCGGCTGCGGGCACGCCGCGAGAACTCCTCCGCGGAGCTCGACGAGGCCTCGGCGTTCGAGGTCGACGAGTCGATCGTGAAGTCGGCCGTGCGTCAGGAGCAGGTCCACGTCGACCTGGCCACCCGCGCGGAAGTGATGCGACTGCAGGACGTGACCCACAGCTTCGCCGGCCTCAAGGCAGTCGACGACATGCAGCTGAGCCTTCGCGAGGGCACCATCCACGCCCTGGTCGGACCGAACGGCGCTGGCAAGACCACGCTGGTCAACCTGACCACCGGGGTCTATCCGCTGCAGGCCGGCGCCAGCTGCACGATCCTGGACGCCGACGCGACGGGACTGGCTCCGCACGCGATCTATCAGGTCGGCGTGGCACGTACGTTCCAGACACCACAGCTCTTCCAGGGCGAGAGTGCACTGGTCAACGTGATGGCCGGGCTCGACGCCAAGCTCGGCGAGTCGTTCCTGGCCACCCTCCTCAGGCTCCCCGGCATCCGCCGCAAGGAGGCCGAGGGCAGGGACCGCGCCATGGAGCTCCTTCGTCGACTGGGCATCGAGGAGCACGCCAACACTCCGGCCGGAGAGCTCCCCTACGGACTCCAACGCTCCGTGGAGCTGGCCCGAGCCCTCGCCAGCGACCCCAAGATCCTGATCCTGGACGAGCCGGCAGCAGGCCTGAATCCCTCGGAGACCTATCAGCTCGGTACGACGCTCGAGGCGATCGCGGCCACTGGCGTGGCCATCCTCCTGGTGGAGCACGACATGAGCCTGGTCATCCGGGTCGCGGACGAGGTGACCTGCATGGAACGAGGCGCTCGGATCTATCACGGTGACGCAGCAGGGCTGCAACAGGACGAGCGCGTGCTCACCGCCTATCTCGGCGAGGGCCACGTCACCATCGACTCGAAGGGGAGCAGCAATGCTTGA